A single Ischnura elegans chromosome 13 unlocalized genomic scaffold, ioIscEleg1.1 SUPER_13_unloc_2, whole genome shotgun sequence DNA region contains:
- the LOC124172712 gene encoding uncharacterized protein LOC124172712, with protein MMAYEKIDKSISKAALKKKIQHLWYLTDEIFVLSLFDVDLDQETKGKMVENLTKENLSTHGKRYIPSKVELCGPLYEKNIYDFISVRSKSLLDRLKIDDSFLHECPATWSSNASLQEAREKVSMLRAVNDAAERAVKLIPDFHVITVEEEQKQFLLRWVQEHRKIYPDCKKQTLKRKFKE; from the exons ATGATGGCTtacgaaaaaattgataaaagcatCTCAAAAGCAGCTTTAAAGAAGAAAATCCAGCATTTATGGTACTTgactgatgaaatttttgtcttgTCACTGTTTGACGTTGATTTGGATCAAGAAACTAAAggcaaaatggttgaaaatttaacCAAAGAGAATTTATCAACTCATGGCAAACGTTACATCCCATCTAAGGTTGAACTTTGCGGTCCATTGTATG agaaaaacatCTACGACTTCATTTCAGTCAGAAGCAAGTCATTGCTCGATCGCCTCAAAATTGATGACAGTTTTCTCCACGAATGTCCTGCTACGTGGTCAAGTAATGCATCGCTTCAAGAAGCCAGAGAGAAGGTTTCAATGCTGAGGGCAGTCAACGATGCAGCTGAAAGAGCGGTCAAGTTGATCCCAGACTTTCACGTAATCACGGTGGAGGAGGAACAAAAGCAATTTTTGTTACGTTGGGTACAAGAACACCGGAAGATTTATCCTGACTGCAAAAAGCaaactttaaaaagaaaatttaaagagtaa
- the LOC124172707 gene encoding uncharacterized protein LOC124172707: protein MGTIMTNYCAAHYVWDGVHKRGKGDKLALKSSLPVLEKCLQEIMERVSTPNIQGKEVKKCAGRFLTLAPSRQGKNDPPLAFPWTYRQAEPMGEEANEEAH from the exons ATGGGGACAATAATGACTAATTATTGTGCTGCTCATTATGTGTGGGATGGTGTCCATAAAAGGGGGAAAGGAGATAAATTAGCCCTGAAATCATCATTGCCCGTGCTGGAGAAGTGCCTCCAAG aGATCATGGAAAGAGTGAGCACACCTAATATTCAGGGAAAGGAGGTGAAGAAATGTGCGGGTAGATTTTTAACACTTGCACCATCACGGCAAGGCAAAAATGACCCGCCACTGGCATTTCCATGGACGTACAGACAGGCAGAGCCAATGGGGGAAGAGGCGAATGAAGAAgcccattaa
- the LOC124172769 gene encoding uncharacterized protein LOC124172769, whose protein sequence is MGTEDAYVPKLWYFNELNFLRDQEEAMEGVSNLDGSDQEELSIDVTSEQNTCSPPTTQVSSAQRFAQQADNLSFSESTPSGPSGAVTSKPFKRAKPLTPTDQLLVTVGQRLKEVKKEDQFDLYGKHVAQKLRLLIPEQRIFAQKLMNDALFEAELGSLHRNASINTGFPLEYDPPSHSSDHSFQSQISVQQHQTNSNYRSTSEEQQSFFDTL, encoded by the exons ATGGGAACTGAGGACGCGTACGTTCCGAAACTATGGTACTTCAACGAGCTGAACTTCCTACGAGATCAAGAGGAGGCAATGGAAGGTGTATCAAACCTTGATGGAAGTGATCAG GAAGAACTGAGTATTGATGTGACATCTGAGCAGAATACATGTTCTCCGCCCACCACTCAGGTGTCGTCAGCCCAACGCTTTGCCCAGCAGGCTGATAACTTGAGCTTCTCTGAGTCAACACCATCTGGGCCTTCAGGAGCTGTAACTTCCAAGCCATTTAAGCGAGCTAAACCCCTAACGCCAACTGACCAACTTTTGGTTACTGTGGGCCAAAGATTAAAGGAGGTCAAGAAAGAAGACCAGTTTGATCTGTACGGAAAGCATGTTGCCCAAAAACTTCGTCTACTTATTCCTGAACAGCGAATCTTTGCACAGAAACTGATGAATGATGCTCTGTTTGAAGCAGAATTAGGATCACTCCATAGAAATGCTTCAATAAATACCGGTTTCCCTTTGGAATATGACCCTCCATCACATTCATCAGATCACAGTTTCCAGTCGCAAATATCCGTCCAACAACATCAAACTAATTCTAACTACCGATCAACATCTGAGGAGcagcaatctttttttgataCATTATAG